In the genome of Coturnix japonica isolate 7356 chromosome Z, Coturnix japonica 2.1, whole genome shotgun sequence, one region contains:
- the TUSC1 gene encoding tumor suppressor candidate gene 1 protein: protein MRRTCAVYGRWGCTGSLRRGRAWLAAGINRGGRGAGGARFSEWGGEKGWKGQSQGCPQQLAERYADLAASHCEAVQQREEGEWHNAQLRLENVRLRLENRRLRRENRCLFHQALLGNGPHEPEKGERQGSGGEAEALRAQLERLHEKHRLALKHLRRCQERAELDDEELQELLRDDPLPPAALEPEEPRAAPVGGPEEKEAVLPCLGLGGDGGCAVLPHSPICGKLLSEPGDRCRV, encoded by the coding sequence ATGAGGCGCACGTGCGCGGTGTACGGCCGCTGGGGCTGCACCGGCTCTTTGCGGAGGGGCCGAGCGTGGTTGGCAGCCGGGATCAACCGTGGGGGGCGCGGCGCCGGCGGGGCGCGGTTCTCGGAGTGGGGCGGCGAGAAGGGCTGGAAGGGTCAGTCGCAGGGTTGCCCGCAACAGCTGGCGGAGCGCTACGCGGACCTGGCGGCCAGCCACTGCGAGGCGGTGCAGCAGCGGGAGGAGGGAGAGTGGCACAACGCGCAGCTGCGCCTGGAGAACGTGCGGCTGCGACTGGAGAACCGCCGGCTGCGCCGCGAGAACCGCTGCCTCTTCCACCAGGCCTTGCTCGGGAACGGCCCCCACGAGCCCGAGAAGGGCGAGCGGCAGGGATCGGGAGGGGAGGCGGAGGCGCTGAGGGCGCAGCTCGAGAGGCTGCACGAGAAGCACCGCCTCGCCCTGAAGCATCTGCGGCGCTGCCAGGAGCGGGCGGAGCTGGACGacgaggagctgcaggagctgctaCGGGACGACCCGCTGCCGCCGGCTGCTCTCGAACCGGAGgagccccgcgccgcccccgTAGGCGGTCCCGAAGAGAAGGAGGCGGTGCTGCCGTGCTTGGGGCTCGGCGGAGATGGGGGTTGTGCTGTCCTTCCGCACAGCCCGATCTGTGGCAAGTTGCTTTCCGAGCCCGGAGATCGGTGCAGGGTGTGA